The nucleotide window TTCACAAGATAAATCCACCAGCAAAACACCTGCTCGCAGCTGGTGACGAAGTTATAAAATAACATAAAATActtccaaaaaaaacatacaacaccggggattccccagtggtcacccacctgagtactgatcCGGCCCTTGGCAGCTTatctaggggagagcggacgggatcccgagctTTCTGCCAggtatggtcgtatgtgatagAAGTAGTTGAAATTTGGCCTTATCAGGAATGTGGAGAGTTGGGTCCAGGATGGTCAACACTCTATTCAGGGAACAACGGGCGCATTTCCCTTATTTATACTGTTCTTGAGGATCTGATGCACAGCCAGCCTTGCCTTACTCGCCATTCTCACTCTACGTCTCAACTACCCTGCTCCCCATACCCCAACTCATTGCCATACCCACAGTATAACCACGTCAGCTTTTCCTCCTGATTCGAAAGATCGATATCGATCCATTGCCAGGCAGATTCCCTCTCATCCAGAGAGGGGGGAGCGACCCAAAGATCAGTCACGTAGCAGACCTAGCACGTCTGTTCTCTTGTGAACAGCGAGGTGAACAGAGCTCACATTCCGGACATGAGTCGGTGTTGTAGCAAGATCAAGACGGGTTTGGCCGACGTGAGCTCTTCTGCCGTCGAGGTAGGCCAGACCAAGGCCTTGGATTTGGGAGTCCAATGGGTCACAGGTAGGGCCTGGTGGGAATCGGTAGGGGATTAGCTCTGCAAGGTTGGCAAAGGCCGCGCCGTTTCCAAGCCAGTGAGAGAATTCGTTTTCGGGGTCATCCGGATGAATGCCGTTCAGTAgcgaggttggcgttggGATCCAAGGGCCGTGGTTGGCGTGCTGGATTTTGGTGTGGCGAGGTGTTTTATGCCGGTgcgggagagggcgaagTAGGCGTGGACTGGGCGATTTTCATTGAGTGGGTCAACAATTCTCGACCAATTTATTTGAGTGTTGCTGGTCATAGGTGGTCCGATGATATATTCTATTTCTTTGCTGGTTTGGATCTTGAGTATTGGATTGTAGTTAGTACGTAGACGCTAGACGTACCGGGGGAGAGGGTAGGATTGGACCACCTTACCCAGAGACAAGAGTCGATCTTATCACAGGAATATCGCATCCAAATGCTGGTGATAAATTCGTCGGGGTCGAGTGGAACATGAGTTCAGACAGGAAAGTCAAACATTTGTCCGCATTCCCTGTACATATTGACTGGGACATCTTCCCCCTTGTGATGCGTGTGAAGGAAGATAAATTCCCCTGACCAACTGAAGGAGTACCCATTAACATCTGGTCCGTTGATTTGGGAAGGAAGTATCCGGACAATCTCCTCTTGTGGCCTGTCGGATTTGGGTTCAGCCAAGTTATGGATCTTAAGCGAAGCGATCTCCTCGAGATGGATGGGCACCGGCCAAAGATCATGTGTAATGCTGGACGAAGAAGCCGTGCGAATTCTTCGAACTTTGAGGCCCTTTTCATTATTGGAAACTGTCAGCATAGTCTTAGTTTAACAGTAGACTGGAGGAATAAACACCATACATCATACTCTATCGCCAGTGTCGGAGGGAATGGCGATAAAACCCTCCACCATGCCCCTTCTTCTGCATGTAtagatgttgatgatgattgcAATTGCTTCTCTTTGGAGTTAGGAACCACCAAATTTCTAACCCCAAGATAATCTTCCAACACGTGCAGAGCATCAGCATTAGACGTCGTGGCGGGATCAAACACTTTGCGATGATGCTCCTCTTTCTTGTTCGACAGATCATAGACATactcaacacccccaataTCAATATACCGAGCCCAGATCGTCCTCGAGGTCTCCAATTGCTGATTGGCACTTACAACCCGGCGACTGCTAGGCCATTGCGCGTGAAGTCTGCCGGTAGAATATTCCCGAACTAGATACGGGGCAATCATGAGACAAATTTCATATGGCAGAAAGCCCCAAATAATACCAATCTTTCTCGCAATtacctcctccatcttctttgGTCGTCTCAAGTCATAAGACGACGTTGTCTCGAACGAGAACTCCACAGCCCTGAAAGACTCAGGCGATGGGCAAGTCTTGCCTTTATGACCGAACGACTGGCCAGCATAGTAAAAACATCCCGCATGGTAACCATTTGCCGTGCCTCTTAGGTTAGCCCCGGTCATGGGTGCAACTCAGACTAAAACAGGATCTAAACTCCTCCCTCAGT belongs to Podospora bellae-mahoneyi strain CBS 112042 chromosome 6, whole genome shotgun sequence and includes:
- a CDS encoding hypothetical protein (EggNog:ENOG503PGD7), translated to MKATTVNTSLTPISAPGSSRVSRPFVNEITNIVHEANLRGTANGYHAGCFYYAGQSFGHKGKTCPSPESFRAVEFSFETTSSYDLRRPKKMEEVIARKIGIIWGFLPYEICLMIAPYLVREYSTGRLHAQWPSSRRVVSANQQLETSRTIWARYIDIGGVEYVYDLSNKKEEHHRKVFDPATTSNADALHVLEDYLGVRNLVVPNSKEKQLQSSSTSIHAEEGAWWRVLSPFPPTLAIEYDVWCLFLQSTVKLRLC